From the Streptomyces syringium genome, one window contains:
- a CDS encoding MDR family MFS transporter, with product MNDHDVHSPTREAERDEAPTRHRSLYFGVFGLMLGMFLAMLDGLIVGTALPTIVGELGGLNQLSWVVTAYLLTTAATTPIWGKLGDLYGRKGAFMTAVVLFLIGSMLAGLARDMGQLIAFRAVQGVGAGGLMVGALSIIGVLVPPRESGRLQSMIGAMMPVAFIGGPLVGGFLTDHLSWRWTFYVNVPIGVVALLIVGSGIRLRTERIKARIDYAGAGLLTAGILALTLLAGWGGTSYAWSSPVILTLGAVSVLTLAGFVYTERRAEEPVIPPRLFGDRNFTLAQVLSFLVGAVMLSVTNYLPQYMQFVQGTSPTASGMLLLPLMFGMLGAQLTTGRLVSRNGRYRLYPILGGAAMTVGSLLLLLLDVSTGTAVASALTLVAGLGMGLTMQSTMLITMNSADPRDMGAASGTVTLMRTIGGSLGIALLGAVYASRMEASLAGKLGSEAAGRAASGAGDVTPALVQDMAAPVRDAYRAAVTSGLHGIVIGAAVASVIVFAAAWFIREVPLRGDAPVEAPAPEEPARRPAAG from the coding sequence ATGAACGACCACGACGTCCACAGTCCGACGCGGGAGGCGGAGCGCGACGAAGCGCCGACCCGCCACAGGTCCCTCTACTTCGGTGTGTTCGGCCTGATGCTCGGCATGTTCCTGGCCATGCTGGACGGCTTGATCGTGGGCACCGCGCTGCCCACGATCGTCGGTGAGCTCGGCGGACTGAACCAGCTGTCCTGGGTGGTGACGGCCTATCTGCTCACCACGGCCGCCACCACGCCCATCTGGGGCAAGCTCGGTGACCTCTACGGTCGCAAGGGCGCCTTCATGACCGCGGTCGTGCTCTTCCTGATCGGCTCGATGCTCGCCGGGCTCGCGCGGGACATGGGCCAGCTCATCGCGTTCCGCGCCGTACAGGGGGTGGGTGCGGGCGGGCTGATGGTCGGCGCCCTGTCGATCATCGGCGTGCTGGTGCCGCCGAGGGAGAGCGGCCGTCTGCAGTCGATGATCGGCGCGATGATGCCGGTCGCCTTCATCGGCGGCCCGCTGGTCGGCGGCTTTCTCACCGACCACCTGAGCTGGCGCTGGACCTTCTACGTGAACGTGCCCATCGGAGTCGTCGCCCTGCTGATCGTGGGCAGCGGGATCCGGCTGCGCACCGAGCGGATCAAGGCCCGGATCGACTACGCCGGCGCCGGCCTGCTCACCGCCGGGATCCTGGCGCTGACGCTGCTCGCCGGCTGGGGTGGCACCAGCTACGCCTGGTCCTCGCCGGTCATCCTCACCCTGGGCGCCGTCAGCGTCCTCACGCTGGCCGGGTTCGTGTACACCGAGCGGCGCGCCGAGGAACCGGTCATCCCGCCCCGGCTGTTCGGCGACCGCAACTTCACCCTCGCCCAGGTCCTCAGCTTCCTCGTCGGAGCGGTGATGCTCTCGGTGACGAACTACCTTCCGCAGTACATGCAGTTCGTGCAGGGCACGTCGCCGACGGCCAGCGGCATGCTGCTGCTCCCCCTGATGTTCGGCATGCTCGGCGCCCAGCTCACGACGGGCCGTCTGGTCAGCCGCAACGGCCGCTACCGCCTCTACCCGATCCTCGGTGGTGCCGCCATGACCGTGGGCTCCCTCCTCCTGCTGCTGCTCGACGTGAGCACCGGCACGGCCGTGGCCTCGGCGCTCACCCTCGTCGCCGGGCTCGGCATGGGGCTGACGATGCAGAGCACCATGCTCATCACCATGAACAGCGCCGACCCCCGCGACATGGGCGCCGCCAGCGGAACGGTCACCTTGATGCGCACCATCGGCGGCTCGCTCGGCATCGCGCTGCTCGGTGCCGTCTACGCGAGCCGTATGGAGGCGAGCCTGGCCGGGAAGCTCGGCTCCGAGGCCGCGGGGCGGGCGGCCTCCGGAGCCGGTGACGTGACTCCGGCCCTGGTGCAGGACATGGCCGCTCCCGTCCGCGACGCCTACCGGGCCGCCGTCACCAGTGGTCTGCACGGCATCGTCATCGGCGCCGCCGTCGCGTCGGTGATCGTCTTCGCGGCCGCCTGGTTCATCCGGGAGGTCCCCCTGCGCGGCGACGCCCCGGTAGAGGCCCCCGCCCCGGAAGAGCCTGCCCGGCGTCCGGCGGCCGGGTGA
- a CDS encoding class I SAM-dependent methyltransferase: MTTSSRARSFDAAAARYAAHRPSYPPALLDAVEELAGRPLAGARVADVGAGTGIATRLLHGRGARVVAVEPGDGMAEQFRRALPGVPVVRGDGDHLPLASASVDFLTYAQAWHWTDPSRSVPEALRVLRPGGALALWWNDFDTAVPWVADQTTRLRHFFGEATSTRFDPVHLRRLPTGLGLVSHRVRWTRRVPVDVHLGNLGSHSAFLVIGREAADAFLAAERDRLTGLFPDGTVEESYTVSLSVARTDGPSRGDRPRPPAR, encoded by the coding sequence ATGACGACCTCCTCGCGTGCCCGTTCCTTCGACGCGGCCGCCGCCCGCTACGCGGCGCACCGCCCCTCCTACCCGCCCGCCCTCCTGGACGCCGTCGAGGAGCTCGCCGGACGCCCGCTCGCCGGAGCACGCGTCGCGGACGTCGGGGCCGGCACCGGCATCGCCACCCGCCTCCTGCACGGCCGTGGAGCCCGCGTCGTCGCCGTCGAGCCCGGTGACGGCATGGCGGAACAGTTCCGCCGGGCCCTCCCCGGTGTGCCGGTCGTGCGCGGCGACGGCGACCACCTTCCGCTGGCCTCCGCCTCCGTCGACTTCCTCACCTACGCCCAGGCCTGGCACTGGACGGACCCGAGCCGATCGGTCCCCGAAGCGCTCCGCGTCCTGCGCCCCGGCGGCGCGCTCGCGCTCTGGTGGAACGATTTCGACACCGCCGTCCCGTGGGTCGCCGACCAGACCACCCGTCTCCGCCACTTCTTCGGCGAGGCCACGAGCACCCGGTTCGATCCTGTGCACCTGCGCCGTCTGCCCACCGGGCTCGGCCTCGTCAGCCACCGGGTGCGCTGGACCCGGCGCGTGCCGGTCGACGTGCACCTGGGCAATCTCGGCAGCCACTCCGCCTTCCTCGTCATCGGTCGCGAAGCCGCCGACGCCTTCCTCGCCGCCGAGCGCGACCGCCTGACCGGGCTCTTCCCGGACGGCACGGTGGAGGAGAGCTACACGGTCAGCCTCAGCGTCGCCCGCACCGACGGCCCGTCCCGAGGCGACAGGCCGCGACCGCCCGCGCGCTGA
- a CDS encoding plasmid stabilization protein → MPRGSSPKRERQYEHIKESAEDRGESTKRAKEIAARTVNKERARSGESRTASKSSTQDMSSSRRGGQRSHSGAQGPTYDQLYAEAQRRNIHGRSSMNKSELKRSLGR, encoded by the coding sequence ATGCCTCGAGGATCAAGCCCGAAGCGTGAACGCCAGTACGAGCACATCAAGGAGAGCGCCGAGGACCGCGGCGAGAGCACGAAGCGGGCCAAGGAGATAGCCGCCCGCACCGTGAACAAGGAACGCGCACGCTCCGGTGAGTCCCGCACCGCGAGCAAGAGCTCCACGCAGGACATGTCCTCCTCCAGGCGAGGCGGACAGCGTTCCCACAGCGGCGCCCAGGGACCGACCTACGATCAGCTCTACGCCGAGGCGCAGCGCCGCAATATCCATGGGCGCTCGTCGATGAACAAGAGCGAACTCAAGCGTTCCCTGGGACGCTGA
- a CDS encoding DUF1707 and FHA domain-containing protein produces the protein MTSPDFRTQVSRRPSEAERDRALDVLRAGTGEGRLSHDTFMHRMQIVLTARSRTEIDVIVADLPPRRNLSDAIVRTVARCSALGVRLREAWHLARLPGLRLPAPDTKPLGIGRSPLSDLRFDHDTVSRRHAELRYVGDSWRLSDLGSRNGTYVNGLRIAGTVCVRPGDHVAFGSLHFRLSV, from the coding sequence ATGACGTCTCCCGATTTCCGCACGCAGGTGAGCCGGCGACCGTCGGAGGCGGAGCGGGACCGGGCGCTCGACGTGCTGCGGGCCGGCACCGGCGAGGGCCGGCTCTCGCACGACACGTTCATGCACCGCATGCAGATCGTCCTCACCGCCCGCAGCCGGACCGAGATCGACGTCATCGTGGCCGATCTGCCGCCCCGCCGAAACCTCTCGGACGCCATCGTCCGGACAGTGGCGCGGTGTTCGGCCCTCGGGGTCCGGCTGCGCGAGGCCTGGCACCTGGCACGCCTGCCCGGGCTGCGCCTTCCCGCACCCGACACGAAACCGCTCGGCATCGGCCGTTCCCCGCTGTCGGATCTGCGCTTCGACCACGACACGGTCTCCCGCCGGCATGCCGAACTGCGGTACGTGGGCGACTCCTGGCGGCTGTCCGACCTGGGCTCACGCAACGGCACCTATGTCAACGGCCTCCGCATCGCCGGCACCGTGTGCGTCCGCCCCGGCGACCACGTCGCCTTCGGCAGCCTTCACTTCCGCCTGTCGGTGTGA
- a CDS encoding putative protein N(5)-glutamine methyltransferase, with the protein MSVSPSSLSSSLSRSALVTRLRAVGCVFAEDEAELLLSTARTPADLAAMVDRRIAGLPLEHVLGWAEFHGLRIAVDPGVFVPRRRTEFLVGQAIALARQAAADAARTAPVVVDLCCGSGAVGAALGAALDQVELHAADIDPAAVRCARGNLAAAGGRVHEGDLYAPLPETLRGRVDVLVANAPYVPTEAIGLLPPEARLYEPLVSLDGGADGLDVQRRVTAEAPLWLAPGGHLLVETSERQAPRTVEAFAGSGLIPRVVTCDDLYATVVIGTRPTRD; encoded by the coding sequence ATGTCGGTTTCCCCGTCATCGCTCTCTTCTTCCCTCTCCCGGTCCGCCCTCGTCACCAGGCTCCGGGCCGTCGGCTGTGTCTTCGCCGAGGACGAGGCGGAGCTGCTCCTCTCCACGGCACGCACCCCCGCCGACCTCGCCGCCATGGTGGACCGCCGGATCGCCGGGCTTCCCCTCGAACACGTCCTCGGCTGGGCGGAGTTCCACGGTCTGCGCATAGCCGTCGACCCCGGAGTCTTCGTACCCCGCCGCCGCACCGAGTTCCTCGTCGGCCAGGCCATCGCCCTCGCCCGGCAGGCCGCGGCCGACGCCGCGCGGACCGCCCCCGTCGTCGTCGATCTGTGCTGCGGCTCGGGCGCGGTGGGCGCCGCGCTCGGCGCGGCCCTGGACCAGGTCGAGTTGCACGCCGCCGACATCGACCCCGCCGCGGTGCGCTGCGCCCGCGGCAACCTCGCCGCGGCCGGTGGCCGCGTCCACGAGGGCGACCTCTACGCACCACTGCCCGAGACCCTGCGGGGCCGCGTCGACGTCCTCGTCGCCAACGCGCCCTACGTACCGACCGAGGCGATCGGACTGCTCCCCCCGGAGGCCCGCCTGTACGAGCCCCTGGTGTCGCTCGACGGCGGCGCGGACGGGCTGGACGTCCAGCGGCGGGTGACCGCCGAGGCCCCGCTGTGGCTGGCACCGGGCGGCCATCTGCTGGTCGAGACGAGCGAGCGTCAGGCGCCGAGGACCGTCGAGGCGTTCGCCGGCAGCGGGCTGATCCCACGCGTGGTCACCTGCGACGACCTGTACGCCACCGTCGTCATCGGAACCAGGCCCACCCGGGACTGA
- a CDS encoding SRPBCC family protein, whose protein sequence is MAPFLIERPSRLSVDAAWQRLTHWEDHAAHVPLTRIVVLTPHPPGVGTRFVARTGVGRVAFDDSMDVVRWQPPSATAPGHCRLEKRGSVVTGWAELDVRAHGAGSWVVWREDLRVRGLPRLFDPLITWSGRLVFGRVVRRLLED, encoded by the coding sequence ATGGCCCCGTTCCTGATCGAACGCCCCTCACGGTTGTCCGTCGATGCCGCGTGGCAGCGGCTCACCCACTGGGAGGACCACGCGGCGCATGTCCCGCTCACCCGGATCGTCGTGCTGACGCCGCACCCGCCCGGTGTGGGGACGAGGTTCGTGGCCCGCACGGGGGTCGGGCGTGTGGCCTTCGACGACTCCATGGACGTGGTGCGCTGGCAGCCTCCCTCCGCCACCGCCCCCGGTCACTGCCGGCTGGAGAAACGGGGTTCGGTGGTCACCGGCTGGGCCGAGCTGGACGTACGCGCGCACGGTGCGGGATCGTGGGTCGTCTGGAGGGAGGACCTCCGTGTCCGCGGGCTGCCGCGGCTGTTCGACCCGCTGATCACCTGGTCCGGCCGGCTGGTCTTCGGCCGGGTGGTGCGCCGGCTGCTGGAAGACTGA
- a CDS encoding TetR/AcrR family transcriptional regulator, producing MTDRKKGEDEAVVSLWERLERPAPTRAAALTPQRIAAAAVAIADAEGLDAVTMRRLAGTLGVAPMAAYRYVSGKDDILALMVDLVYGELEVPAGTDWRQSMRALALNTRDLMLGHPWLARLSEPQAVLELTPNRMAVTERALTALDGLGLDADTMMSVLQTVAAYTYGSTHSEIAVRQLMEGQGWTSGDEVRTALAPQMMWLMNTGRYPAYLRYAQGAQRKDDARWRFETGLDYVLDGIAARIGA from the coding sequence GTGACCGACCGGAAGAAGGGCGAGGACGAGGCCGTGGTCTCCCTCTGGGAGCGGCTCGAACGCCCCGCGCCCACCCGAGCAGCAGCCCTCACGCCGCAGCGGATCGCCGCGGCGGCGGTCGCGATCGCCGATGCGGAGGGCCTCGACGCCGTCACCATGCGGCGGCTCGCCGGCACGCTGGGCGTCGCGCCGATGGCCGCCTACCGGTACGTGTCGGGCAAGGACGACATCCTGGCGCTGATGGTCGACCTCGTCTACGGAGAGCTGGAAGTCCCCGCCGGCACCGACTGGCGGCAGAGCATGCGCGCTCTCGCCCTCAACACCCGGGACCTGATGCTCGGACACCCCTGGCTCGCCCGGCTCTCCGAACCGCAGGCGGTGCTCGAGCTGACGCCGAACCGGATGGCCGTGACGGAGCGGGCGCTGACAGCGCTCGACGGCCTGGGCCTGGACGCCGACACGATGATGTCCGTCCTCCAGACCGTCGCCGCGTACACGTACGGCAGCACCCACTCCGAGATCGCCGTGCGGCAGCTGATGGAGGGTCAGGGCTGGACCAGCGGTGACGAGGTGAGGACGGCGCTGGCTCCCCAGATGATGTGGCTCATGAACACCGGCCGGTATCCCGCCTACCTGCGCTACGCCCAAGGAGCCCAGCGCAAGGACGACGCGCGGTGGCGCTTCGAAACCGGCCTGGACTACGTCCTGGACGGCATCGCGGCTCGCATCGGGGCCTGA
- a CDS encoding SRPBCC family protein, translating into MSQIEESVEVAVPVTTAYNQWTQFEDFPRFMKGVERIEQRTPTRTHWVTKIDGVTREFDAEITAQIPDERVAWTTVSGEVRQAGVVTFHRLDTARTKVMLQFDHAPDGFVDTVGDKLGFVRRQAKDDLERFKTFIESRGIESGQWRGTVG; encoded by the coding sequence ATGTCACAGATCGAGGAGTCCGTCGAGGTCGCCGTTCCGGTCACCACGGCGTACAACCAGTGGACCCAGTTCGAGGACTTCCCCCGGTTCATGAAGGGCGTCGAGCGCATCGAACAGCGCACGCCGACCCGCACCCACTGGGTGACGAAGATCGACGGTGTCACCCGGGAATTCGACGCCGAGATCACGGCACAGATCCCCGACGAGCGCGTGGCCTGGACGACCGTGTCCGGCGAGGTCCGCCAGGCGGGTGTGGTCACCTTCCACCGCCTCGACACGGCGCGCACCAAGGTCATGCTGCAGTTCGACCACGCTCCCGATGGCTTCGTCGACACCGTCGGCGACAAGCTGGGCTTCGTCCGCCGCCAGGCCAAGGACGATCTGGAGCGCTTCAAGACCTTCATCGAGTCCCGTGGTATCGAGTCCGGCCAGTGGCGAGGCACCGTCGGCTGA
- a CDS encoding FAD-dependent oxidoreductase — MPKPDRTTYESHWMDSTPDTAYPAIGPEAVVEADVAVVGGGIAGLCTAWELARAGRDVVVLEADRIATGVSGYTTAKLSALQGLCYARLRTAHGADAAALYARSQLDAVEHTAALCAELGIDAELERAVAYTYARTAEHADAVADEARAAREAGLDASLVTDTGLPFPVAAAVRVPGQLHFHPRKFLLALAERFTAGGGRVHERTRVVGLHDGARCRLTTESGAVVHARDVVIATHYPVFDRSLLFTRLTPRRELVVAAPVTTAQAPPGMYLTPQDGTRSVRSAPYGEGRRLVIVTGESFTPGARGVADRFERLQAWADACLPGFADAPSVHRWAAQDNDSDDHLPYVGHVHPGTRHVYVATGFGGWGMSNGVMAARLLAARITGGPRPAWTRLFDPRRLPPLRDTAELVKGQLDVARHFVGDRLHTTHVDAVTDITPGRGAVVRIGGRRCAVYRDPSGEARAVSARCTHLGCLVHFNDAERVWECPCHGSRFATDGSVLHGPAVHPLEPREIPGNDRHDKGNKETDTSG; from the coding sequence ATGCCGAAACCCGACCGCACCACGTACGAGTCCCACTGGATGGATTCGACACCGGACACGGCGTACCCCGCGATCGGCCCCGAGGCCGTGGTGGAGGCGGATGTCGCCGTGGTCGGCGGTGGCATCGCCGGCCTGTGCACCGCGTGGGAGCTGGCCCGGGCCGGCCGGGACGTCGTCGTGCTGGAAGCCGACCGGATCGCCACCGGCGTCAGCGGGTACACCACCGCCAAACTCTCGGCACTGCAAGGCCTGTGCTACGCGCGGCTGCGGACCGCGCACGGGGCCGACGCCGCCGCGCTCTACGCGCGCTCGCAGCTCGACGCCGTGGAACACACGGCCGCGCTCTGCGCGGAGCTGGGCATCGACGCCGAACTGGAGCGGGCCGTCGCGTACACCTACGCGCGGACGGCCGAGCACGCGGACGCCGTCGCCGACGAGGCACGGGCGGCGCGGGAAGCCGGGCTCGACGCCTCGCTCGTCACCGACACCGGCCTGCCGTTCCCGGTGGCCGCCGCCGTACGCGTCCCCGGTCAACTCCATTTCCACCCGCGCAAGTTCCTGCTGGCACTCGCCGAGCGGTTCACCGCCGGCGGCGGACGCGTCCACGAGCGCACCCGTGTGGTGGGGCTCCACGACGGCGCCCGCTGTCGGCTCACCACCGAGAGCGGAGCCGTGGTGCACGCGCGTGACGTCGTCATCGCCACGCACTACCCGGTGTTCGACCGGTCCCTGCTCTTCACCCGGCTCACGCCGCGCCGGGAACTGGTCGTCGCCGCACCGGTCACGACCGCGCAGGCGCCCCCGGGCATGTACCTCACACCGCAGGACGGCACCCGCTCGGTGCGCAGCGCCCCCTACGGCGAGGGGCGGCGGCTGGTCATCGTCACCGGAGAATCCTTCACACCCGGTGCGCGGGGAGTGGCCGACCGGTTCGAGCGGCTCCAGGCCTGGGCGGACGCCTGTCTGCCGGGCTTCGCCGACGCGCCGTCCGTCCACCGCTGGGCCGCGCAGGACAACGACTCCGACGACCACCTGCCCTACGTCGGCCATGTCCATCCCGGAACCCGGCACGTCTACGTGGCCACCGGGTTCGGCGGCTGGGGCATGTCCAACGGGGTGATGGCCGCCCGGCTGCTCGCCGCCCGGATCACCGGCGGCCCGCGCCCCGCCTGGACACGGCTCTTCGACCCGAGGAGACTGCCGCCGCTGCGGGACACCGCGGAGCTGGTGAAGGGCCAACTGGACGTCGCCCGGCACTTCGTGGGGGACCGGCTGCACACCACCCACGTCGACGCGGTCACGGACATCACACCGGGGCGTGGGGCCGTCGTACGGATCGGCGGACGCCGGTGCGCGGTCTACCGTGACCCGTCCGGCGAGGCCCGGGCCGTCTCGGCGCGGTGCACACACCTGGGCTGCCTCGTCCACTTCAACGACGCCGAGCGGGTGTGGGAGTGCCCCTGTCACGGTTCCCGGTTCGCCACCGACGGCTCGGTCCTGCACGGACCCGCCGTCCACCCCCTGGAACCGCGCGAGATTCCCGGCAATGACCGTCATGACAAGGGGAACAAGGAAACAGACACGTCAGGCTGA
- a CDS encoding CsbD family protein, translating into MSKAKGKAKQAKGKLKETTGRATDDKRMEAEGRAEKVQGKAQETAADAKKKFER; encoded by the coding sequence ATGAGCAAGGCAAAGGGCAAGGCCAAGCAGGCCAAGGGCAAGCTGAAGGAGACCACCGGCCGCGCCACCGACGACAAGCGGATGGAAGCCGAGGGTCGCGCCGAGAAGGTGCAAGGCAAGGCCCAGGAGACCGCGGCGGACGCCAAGAAGAAGTTCGAGCGCTGA
- a CDS encoding WhiB family transcriptional regulator has translation MNWRQDAACREEDPDLFFPVGTTGPAVTQTEDAKSVCRRCPVMEECLRWAMNSGQEYGVWGATSEADRQAIRTGRRQYATSAR, from the coding sequence GTGAACTGGCGACAAGACGCCGCCTGCCGGGAAGAGGACCCCGACCTGTTCTTCCCCGTCGGCACCACGGGCCCTGCCGTCACGCAGACCGAGGACGCCAAATCCGTGTGCCGGCGCTGCCCTGTCATGGAGGAGTGCCTGCGCTGGGCCATGAACTCCGGTCAGGAGTACGGGGTATGGGGCGCGACGAGCGAGGCGGACCGGCAGGCGATCCGCACGGGACGAAGGCAGTATGCCACCAGCGCGCGCTAG
- a CDS encoding ATP-grasp domain-containing protein, translating to MKHGFLALAPQYTPTRELLASAARRRGMGVEILPARGGVTGTTAEKDSGHYYGGPVFAAGVVDELAVALLEPDDGWLAGLPHAYTRRHISTSTLGEARRLSGPAFVKPPSDKSFRAAVHDTGGSLPESAELAPESPVLISDVVTWAAEFRLFVLDGEVRTGSQYATYGRSASQPLDGHHHRDAVLEFADDLLGTCGDSLPSAVVVDVGLLTTPENGADSDWAVVEANMAWFSDCYAADPDRALDVVLRAAGPRARITDRDRRFCRERGGTRPSARRAH from the coding sequence GTGAAGCACGGTTTCCTGGCGCTGGCGCCGCAGTACACCCCGACCCGCGAACTGCTCGCGTCCGCCGCCCGGCGGCGGGGCATGGGCGTCGAGATCCTCCCCGCCCGCGGTGGCGTGACAGGCACGACAGCGGAGAAGGACAGCGGGCACTACTACGGTGGCCCCGTCTTCGCGGCCGGCGTCGTCGACGAGCTCGCCGTCGCCCTTCTCGAGCCGGACGACGGCTGGCTGGCCGGCCTGCCGCACGCGTACACCCGTCGGCACATCAGCACCTCGACCCTGGGCGAGGCACGCCGACTGTCCGGGCCCGCCTTCGTCAAGCCGCCCAGCGACAAGAGCTTCCGGGCCGCCGTCCACGACACCGGCGGCTCCCTGCCCGAGAGCGCGGAGCTGGCGCCTGAATCACCGGTGCTGATCAGCGACGTGGTGACCTGGGCGGCGGAGTTCCGGCTGTTCGTCCTGGACGGCGAGGTCCGTACGGGGTCGCAGTACGCCACCTACGGCCGGTCCGCATCCCAGCCCCTTGACGGCCACCACCATCGCGACGCCGTCCTGGAGTTCGCGGACGACCTGCTGGGTACCTGTGGCGACAGCCTGCCCAGCGCGGTCGTGGTGGACGTCGGCCTGCTGACCACCCCCGAAAACGGCGCCGACTCCGACTGGGCGGTCGTCGAGGCCAACATGGCGTGGTTCAGCGACTGCTACGCCGCCGACCCCGACCGGGCGCTGGACGTCGTCCTGCGCGCGGCCGGCCCACGCGCACGGATCACCGACCGGGACCGCCGGTTCTGCCGGGAACGCGGTGGCACCCGCCCGTCCGCTCGCCGTGCGCACTGA